The genomic stretch GTCTGGACAATTGATAAGTATCATGCTCCCCATTACTATTTTCCAAGGGACTGTCCAAGAGTCTGCGTTTGGCCTAAAGAAGATACAAAAGAACAAGATATTACTCGGTTTTTTGGAATGTCTCAGGTGAACCGGATGATTGCAATTGAAACAGATTGGTATGATCGAGTCAGAAAAGGATCTATTTATCGCTACGTTTTTGATTCAGCAGACTTTGAATTAGAAGAAGAAAATGCAGGATATTATGTAGCAAGACGCCCGGTTATGCCAATCGATGTTGAAAGAATTGATGACTTGGTCACAGCTATTTTGAATGAAGGGATAGAACTCAGGATCACTCCTTCTTTGATGCCTATGATAAAACATGTACTGGAGTCTACAATCAACTTCTCCATGATCCGGATGAGAAATGCAAACAGGAGTAACCGAACATGAGGATCATCGTGACGGGCGGAGCTATTATAAGAGACAACGAAGGACGAATATTACTTCAAAAAAGATCGGATTATGGCAAAGAAACATTAAAGCTCGAATTTAAATTTATTGAAGATATTAATATAGAAGATATAAGCACTGTACAAAGACCCGTATTTGAAGATGTAAAGAGAGAAGTAATAACCATACTCAGAACTTAAACCTGTAAGTTTAATGGAGAGCTAAGAACCGTATACGAAAGGACTGGAGAGATTGAAGTATAAAATACTTGTCGCATCAGTCATTGTCCTTTTCTTCATATTCATTTCAATACAATATGTACCCGCATTTTTTGAAAGTGAAAAATACTATTTATCAATCCAGGAGGGAGAATATTTCATCTCAACCATTCCTTTAATTCACATCGTAGAAAACAGCTTCCCTTCAGGATCAGTTTGGTATGACACTCAGGGCAATGAAATATTAAGAATGGGTATATCTAATAATGATATCTTATGAGAAATTCATCAAGATGATCATCAAGATGACAAAGCCTGACAAATTATATCTAAGGAGCAAGTTTATGAATATCAAAGTGCAGTTAACCAGTAAAGAGGAATCACACATTATAAAAAATATATATCCTTTATATCTCTATGATCTATCAGAACACTATATGAGGTATCCAAATGTTCATGGGATTTATGAAGAGAGTGATGATTTTAAAACACTAAGTGATCAATACGATGTTCAAAATATTTGGTGGGAAAAACCAGAGAGCTTGTATCCCTATTTAACTTTAGTAGATGATTGTCCAGCGGGATTTATCCTCATTGCTACTTCCCCGTATTGTGCAGAGAATGTTGATTATTTTGTACATGAGTTCTTTTTACTGCGTCCTTATAGAGGTCGAGGTATCGCGGAACAGGCTGCTACCAAAGTATTTGAGCAATTGAAGGGGAGATGGGAGTTGTTCACCAATCCTTCTGAAAGAAACCAAACAGGACAAAGATTTTGGCGAAAGACGGTTTCTAATTATAGTAAAGGCGATTATGTTGAGTTAAATGATGATACCTTTGACGGTCGAAAAATAGTATTTCGGTTTAATAATACAGAGAAGTAGGTTTTTAAATAGGATTCTCCAAAAGGAGGAACTCAAATCTTGATTGTATTTTTGTTTATTGCTGTTTATATAATGCCAATATTAGGTTTTTTGTTCATAGTCGCACTATTAAGAGCAATCAAAAAAATTGTGAAAAATAAGTCATATACAGCTGAACTATTTTGGAGTGGGCTTTTATTTGGCATTATTGTGTGGTGTATTGCTATAGTTGCTATATCTAGTGAATTGTAACAAACACTCCACCTCGAACAGTCATCTTTACCGCAGTGAATCAACTATTCATACAAAAGGAGTTGTTAAAAGTGGATCAGAAAGCAGCAGGTATTGCAGCCAACGAAACACCAGAAGGAACACAGATTATATACGGGGATTTTGCAGGGGGAGAATCTTACTATTCATGCAGTTACCGCCCTGACGTAGTTTATGCCAAATATGGCGATGTGGAACGAAGACTGCAGATCGTAACGCCCTCCCGAAGCGGATACAAGTTTCCTCTAATCGTATATATACAAGGATCCGCATGGAGAAAACAGGATATATATGCTTCCATTCCTAATCTCGTTCAGATGGCGGCTAAGGGATATGTGATTGCCAGTGTAGAAATACGGGACACGGATGTTGCACGTTTTCCAGCTGCTGTGGAAGATGTGAAATGCGCGATTCGATATATGCGTAAGAATGCAGAGGAGTATGGGATAGATCCGGAAAGCGTAGCGGTATGGGGCGATTCGTCGGGCGGACATCTTTCCTTAATGACGGGTCTTACGATGGGCGAGTATGATAACGGTCTATACAGTGAGGAGTCAGACGAAGTTAGTGCGGTCATCGATTATTATGGGGTTACGGACCTGCTGACTTTAGGAAAATACAATAATATTCTTGATCATGATGCGGCTGATTCTCCGGAAGGCTTGTTCATTGGTGGTAAGGTACAGGAACATACAGAATTGGCGAAGAAGGCAAGTCCTCTTCATCAAGATCTAGATAAGTCGCTTCCACCGATTCTTATTGTTCATGGAGACAGTGACCATGTTGTACATATAAACCAGAGTATAGAGATGTATAAAGCGTTAAAAGAGCATGGACAGAGAGCATTCTTCTATAAAGTAGTAGGCGCAGATCATGGACCCGGCTTTTGGAATTCACAAGTGCTTGACGTCACGGCGAAATTCTTATCTACTCACTTACATCGACCTCGATGAACAGGGAACGTATGAATTAGAAGAGGTGCTCACTGTACATGTTAAAATAAGACATCATATCCTGTCGGTAATTTCCAATTATCTTATGATTATTTTATTCCTTTTTCTTTTACAAACTGTTCAAGAATTTTATAATCTTCCGTAACCCTTTTAAAGGGTAAAGTTTCAAGTACCTTCTCCCTGTAATCCTTTTTGGCTGCAATGGATAGACGGGAATCGAGTATGCTGAGTACACCAAGGTCAGTCTCACTGCGAATCAGACGTCCGGTTCCTTGTCTTAACCGAAGCAGCATGTCCGGTACGAACACTTCTTTCAAGGGATTCTCTACCAGAGAGGCCTTGTATTCATAGACAGGATCCGAAGGAACAGGGAAAGGCAGACGGAAGATAATTAACTGCGACAAATCGGAACCTTCAATATTTATGCCTTCCCAGAACACACCGGTACTTAGAAGGACGCCTTTACTGCTTCGAAATTCAGCAATCACCCCGTCCTGAGATGAGCCTTCTCTTTGCACATGTAACGTCCATGCAAGCTTCTCAGCAAGTAACTTCTTATGAACATACTTCATATCCTCCTTAGCTGAAAAAAGGACCAGTGTTCGTCCGTTCGTTACATTACAAAGCCTTATCAGTTCCTTGTATGCCGCTTCAAGATAATGTTCTCGGTTCTTATGGTTATAGTAGGGCACATCTTTGGCAATATACATCATGGTATGGCAGTCATAATTAAACGGTGAAGCTTGGCGCTCCATATAATCTCCCCTGTATCCAAGGGACTGTGTAAGATATGAGTATTGTTCCGAAAGTGTCTCACCACTCTGGCAAAGCGTTGCTGATGTTAAGATAACCGAAGTCTTGCCGTTAAATAAGGAGTATTTTAAAAATTCGCTAATGCCTTTTGGACAGATACTTACGGTGGCATCGCGCTGAGTTTTACTTGCCCAGATGAGATAGTTGTCCTCCACACCAGCAAGCACCTCAAAGAGATCGATCAGTCCATTCATGGCTTCATAAATATGGTCGATTTCTCGTTCATGCCGGGAAGTTAAGACAGAAAGGCTGAGATTAAACTCTTTCAAGATCTGCACTCCACGTTTTAAGGGAATGCCTGTGATCTTTGACACTTTAATCCGGTCATTGTCCTGCTTGGCTGTCTGAAGCAGGTCTGTCTCTACTTGTTTGAAAATATGACTGACACACTTTTTTAACCACTTAAATTGCGTAAAAAGATTCTGATCTGCAGATTGCTTGTAAAGAAGCTGTAGAGCATCATCCAAAATACGGCACGTTCGCCGGAATGTGAACTCGAGCGTTCTCGCATCTCTAACCTTTGCTTCTAGATTATGAGCTTCATCAATAACGATTAGAGCCGGCCGTTCAGTGATTAATCCCATGGAACCTTCTTTTTTCTTCATTAAATCACGAATGAGCAGGTCCTGATTTACGATAATAAAATCCATGGCATTCGTGCTGGCATTCGTGCTGGCATTCATTTTAGCTCGCATCTCGTAAAATGAACATGTGCTTTTATACTGGCAACGTTCAAATGTACAATCATTTACACAGACGTCGGACCATAGTGAGTCACTAACTCCGCCCTTAATATCTGCTCTTTCATCAATATCATAATTCACTATACGCTGAGCTAGCGTAGACAATGGGGAGTTTGAATTACCTGACTTACCTGACATCATCAGGTCTGCTGCTCTAAATCGGCATGCATACTGTCCCATACCTTTTCCAACCACAGAGCGAACAGATGTAAATCCGAGCCGGCTCCCGATGAATCTTAGATCTTTATGGATCTGTTCTGAGAGCTGTATGGAGGAGGTTGCAATAATGATCGGTTGCTGCGAGATCAGGTTAATGAGCAGACTAGGAATGAGATATGCAAAGGACTTACCAATACCGACTCCAGCTTCAATCATCGCATTATGGCTATGTATATAAGCATCAGCGATATCCAGAGACATATCTTGCTGACCCATCCGCTCATTAAGGCCTAGTCTTGAAAATTTATCATACATTCGGAAGATGGCATTTATTAATGGGGTTTCCATATCCTTTTTTGTTCCCTGCTTCTGTAATTTGTAGAGATCACTTAACCCGCTAATCACGATCGCCTCTTTTCAAAATCAATCATCTAAATACTACAATTTTTGGTGTGGTTGTAATTATCTTCGATGCTATCTTAGCCGTCAAGTGCCTGTACCTATCTCTGAAAGGTTGTGAATTCATGTTGAATTATACGAATACCACGAAAGAACTCTTTGAAAGCGGTATCGATACAGCAATTATCTCAATCGGTGCTACCGAACAGTTTGGTCCTTATTTGCCTATGCATTTAGATAATTTAATTGCGGAAAGATATGCTGAAGTATATGGCAGAGCGCTAGATGCATATGTACTCCCTACCATACCTTTTAATACTTCTGAGGAACATGCGAATTATAAAGGAACGGTAACCATTAGCCCGAGCTTAATAATGATGATGCTAGAAGAGATTATAAATGCGTTAACGAGACAAGGATTCAAGAAGTTTGTGATATGCTCAGGGCATGGCGGTTCTTACTGGGAAGGGGCATTCATTAAGCACATTAATTATAAATATCCTGAAATAATAGTCATTCATCCGCATCATAATCATGATGCATGGTCAGTTGCCATACAGGCAGCAGAACTGGAAGGATTAGATGAAATGCACGGCGGTTTATTGTCGGTATGTACTGCCATGTGGTTATGCCCGGGTCAGGTCAAATTAGAATCTATGGGATCGAAAATCCCCAGTGTAAACAGAAACTATGCTGACTTTATGGGCTGGGATAAGTTAACCTCAGACGGGTGTTGGGGTGAATTTGATCCAGCATTATATACTCCGGAAGAGTTAGCCGTTAAGGGAAAGATATTTTGGACTACTTTTATGGAGAGAAAAGCAGAAGGGCTCAAGGAACTTTTAGAGGATGCATATAACAGAAAGATTCATATCTCGAAAAATCTATAGAAGTCAAAACTTAGGAGCAGAAAATATGAACCAATTAGTTAATGAAGCTGTAATAAAACTAGCTGAAACCATTCAGTTACCTGAAAGGGTATTTCATATTGATGATTTACCTTGGGTTCCTTTTGATGGCGGTGATGAAGAGGATGTTAACTGTTACTTTAAACCGCTGCGATTTGATCTATCCACGGGGACTTGGACGTACCTTTTTAAAATAAAGAGCAATAAAGTGCTAACTCGTCACCGTCATACGGGTGGATCTGTTATTGGTTACAATATACAAGGACAATGGACATACGAAGGACGTAACTGGACTGCGAAACCTGGGACTTTTATTTTTGAGCCTCCTGGAGATATACACACTCTGATGACTGGTAATGAAGAGGTCATTACACTATTTATTTTAGGCGGTTCACTTCAATATTTTGACGTGAATAATAATGTTATTGGTCAGGATGATGTCTATTCCGTATTAAATAAGTATAAGGACTATTGCAGTGAAAAGGGAATAAAAATAGTGGATGATCTTATTTATTGAGTAGTAATCTTAAGGTTTAAGGTTTAAGGTTTATACATCGTATAACAATGTAATTTCAATAGGGATAAGCTGATGTGTACGATCTTTTTCAAGAAGTAAGGGGGTGTTTTCCTCTGAGGATGTTTTATAAAGAATTAGGTGCTTCTGAAGATTCTCTCCTTGTTTTCATACATGGGGGAGGAGTCAGCGGTTGGATGTGGGAGAAGCAATTGGAATACTTTCATAATTATCATTGTTTAGTTCCGGACTTACCTGGACATGGTCTCAGTTCAAGAATGGATTTTTCAATTCATAGCAGTGCGGAAGGAATCGGGAGTTTAATTCAAGCAAAAGCGCAAGGTAAACAAGTGATACTGGTTGGATTCTCTCTAGGTGCCCAGATTGCTATTAAAATACTAAGTTTGTACCCTGATCTCGTAGATTACGCAATAATTAACAGTGCGCTTGTTAGGCCGATTCCATTTGCTAATAAAGTGATTAAACCTACGATCCGATTGACTTATAGATTAACAAAAAATCGTACCTTTTCGAAAATCCAAGCAAAACAGTTATATATCGGCACAGAAATGTTTGAGACGTATTATAAAGAAACAACGAATATGGAGCGAAACACGCTTATCAAGATTCTTGAAGAAAACATGTCTTTTGGCATACCGAAAGATTTCAGCAGGTCTAAAGCGAAGATTCTAATTACGGTTGGGGATCATGAAAAACAAATAATGAAAAAATCTGTAACAGACTTGCTGGATAAAAATATGAATTGTAATGGGCTAATCATACCGAGTGTTGGTCATGGAGTATCCCTGGCTTTACCTGATCTATTTAATAAAATGGTTGATGCTTGGATTCATGACAGAGAATTACCTAGTGGTCTAATTCCTGTTATAAAGTAATGCAGTAAAAGATTATTGAGATCCTTTTTGTATGGGGGAATAGCGAAAATGTATTTTGTTCTAGGAATGATCCTGAGTGCGGTCGTTTTTTTGCTTCTTACGTCAACTGGTGGAGAAATGGGAGGGTTTATTTTTCTGATTATATTAGCTGGTTTGATAGGATCACTTTACGGTCAGAATCAAAAATTAAAAGAGAGACTAAATAATTTGGAAAAGTTCCATGGAATAGATGAAACAAGTGAATTTAATATGGATGATGAAGACATTGAAAAAGAATTAGAACAGTATATCGAACCGAGAGACAATAATAAATGATGGAGATGAATGAATGCGGAACCGTGTTATCCTATTTCTTATATTTCTTATTATTTTGGTTGGATGTAAATCAGGTAAAGAGACTGTGGTAAGACCAAGTCCAACATTTTACTCAGATCAAGTAGCTATGATTGGCGTGGAGAAGAAACTCGGAATACTTGGGCCTGATTTCGTTGTAAATACAGCAAACAAATATATGTGGCATTTTTGGGATACTAATGAAGAACTTCAATTAAAATCTTTGAGAGTGGAAGCTATAAACGTTAAGACAAAACAAAAAGTAAAAGGTTTAGTGAAAGATGTCAGTACCCCTCAAGAAACATTAGTCTGGGAATATGATTCTATTGGCGGTCCTAATAATGGAGCTGATGCACATACACCTTCCATTCTCATGCTTCCTTCAAGTGGACTTTGGCAATTGGATGCCTATCTTGGAGGGGAATATTTTGAATCCATTATTGTGAATGTCAAGGATCCGTCATAGTGGAAGGAGTCACAAGTAAAATAACTTATTCCCAAGGAGAGGATTGTTATACTGCTAGTTTACTGGCGATATTTTCTCTA from Paenibacillus polygoni encodes the following:
- a CDS encoding DUF6886 family protein; the encoded protein is MKLFHFSENPDIKIFNPRTIYDQTDAKVWTIDKYHAPHYYFPRDCPRVCVWPKEDTKEQDITRFFGMSQVNRMIAIETDWYDRVRKGSIYRYVFDSADFELEEENAGYYVARRPVMPIDVERIDDLVTAILNEGIELRITPSLMPMIKHVLESTINFSMIRMRNANRSNRT
- a CDS encoding GNAT family N-acetyltransferase, which codes for MNIKVQLTSKEESHIIKNIYPLYLYDLSEHYMRYPNVHGIYEESDDFKTLSDQYDVQNIWWEKPESLYPYLTLVDDCPAGFILIATSPYCAENVDYFVHEFFLLRPYRGRGIAEQAATKVFEQLKGRWELFTNPSERNQTGQRFWRKTVSNYSKGDYVELNDDTFDGRKIVFRFNNTEK
- a CDS encoding alpha/beta hydrolase → MDQKAAGIAANETPEGTQIIYGDFAGGESYYSCSYRPDVVYAKYGDVERRLQIVTPSRSGYKFPLIVYIQGSAWRKQDIYASIPNLVQMAAKGYVIASVEIRDTDVARFPAAVEDVKCAIRYMRKNAEEYGIDPESVAVWGDSSGGHLSLMTGLTMGEYDNGLYSEESDEVSAVIDYYGVTDLLTLGKYNNILDHDAADSPEGLFIGGKVQEHTELAKKASPLHQDLDKSLPPILIVHGDSDHVVHINQSIEMYKALKEHGQRAFFYKVVGADHGPGFWNSQVLDVTAKFLSTHLHRPR
- a CDS encoding ATP-dependent DNA helicase, which produces MISGLSDLYKLQKQGTKKDMETPLINAIFRMYDKFSRLGLNERMGQQDMSLDIADAYIHSHNAMIEAGVGIGKSFAYLIPSLLINLISQQPIIIATSSIQLSEQIHKDLRFIGSRLGFTSVRSVVGKGMGQYACRFRAADLMMSGKSGNSNSPLSTLAQRIVNYDIDERADIKGGVSDSLWSDVCVNDCTFERCQYKSTCSFYEMRAKMNASTNASTNAMDFIIVNQDLLIRDLMKKKEGSMGLITERPALIVIDEAHNLEAKVRDARTLEFTFRRTCRILDDALQLLYKQSADQNLFTQFKWLKKCVSHIFKQVETDLLQTAKQDNDRIKVSKITGIPLKRGVQILKEFNLSLSVLTSRHEREIDHIYEAMNGLIDLFEVLAGVEDNYLIWASKTQRDATVSICPKGISEFLKYSLFNGKTSVILTSATLCQSGETLSEQYSYLTQSLGYRGDYMERQASPFNYDCHTMMYIAKDVPYYNHKNREHYLEAAYKELIRLCNVTNGRTLVLFSAKEDMKYVHKKLLAEKLAWTLHVQREGSSQDGVIAEFRSSKGVLLSTGVFWEGINIEGSDLSQLIIFRLPFPVPSDPVYEYKASLVENPLKEVFVPDMLLRLRQGTGRLIRSETDLGVLSILDSRLSIAAKKDYREKVLETLPFKRVTEDYKILEQFVKEKGIK
- a CDS encoding creatininase family protein; translated protein: MLNYTNTTKELFESGIDTAIISIGATEQFGPYLPMHLDNLIAERYAEVYGRALDAYVLPTIPFNTSEEHANYKGTVTISPSLIMMMLEEIINALTRQGFKKFVICSGHGGSYWEGAFIKHINYKYPEIIVIHPHHNHDAWSVAIQAAELEGLDEMHGGLLSVCTAMWLCPGQVKLESMGSKIPSVNRNYADFMGWDKLTSDGCWGEFDPALYTPEELAVKGKIFWTTFMERKAEGLKELLEDAYNRKIHISKNL
- a CDS encoding 2,4'-dihydroxyacetophenone dioxygenase family protein, whose translation is MNQLVNEAVIKLAETIQLPERVFHIDDLPWVPFDGGDEEDVNCYFKPLRFDLSTGTWTYLFKIKSNKVLTRHRHTGGSVIGYNIQGQWTYEGRNWTAKPGTFIFEPPGDIHTLMTGNEEVITLFILGGSLQYFDVNNNVIGQDDVYSVLNKYKDYCSEKGIKIVDDLIY
- a CDS encoding alpha/beta fold hydrolase, with protein sequence MFYKELGASEDSLLVFIHGGGVSGWMWEKQLEYFHNYHCLVPDLPGHGLSSRMDFSIHSSAEGIGSLIQAKAQGKQVILVGFSLGAQIAIKILSLYPDLVDYAIINSALVRPIPFANKVIKPTIRLTYRLTKNRTFSKIQAKQLYIGTEMFETYYKETTNMERNTLIKILEENMSFGIPKDFSRSKAKILITVGDHEKQIMKKSVTDLLDKNMNCNGLIIPSVGHGVSLALPDLFNKMVDAWIHDRELPSGLIPVIK
- a CDS encoding DUF4871 domain-containing protein gives rise to the protein MRNRVILFLIFLIILVGCKSGKETVVRPSPTFYSDQVAMIGVEKKLGILGPDFVVNTANKYMWHFWDTNEELQLKSLRVEAINVKTKQKVKGLVKDVSTPQETLVWEYDSIGGPNNGADAHTPSILMLPSSGLWQLDAYLGGEYFESIIVNVKDPS